The following coding sequences lie in one Haemorhous mexicanus isolate bHaeMex1 chromosome 10, bHaeMex1.pri, whole genome shotgun sequence genomic window:
- the PROCR gene encoding endothelial protein C receptor, with protein sequence MLRLLLLGGVLGCAAEQAAPLAFTMLQLTRVYRGNSMFRGNASLNGQLSHVLEGNNVTQVLPLEPPDAWARRQEEVITYLENFRQLVMLFNKERPTDFTHHLCCHLGCRVYPNGTAQSFYEVTLNRTAFLSFHVPSATWERRWPGELPVAAYAHQQLMKYPVTTQDLQYFLNTTCVSILQAQSARTGKVSGRSRTPLVLGLVLGSLGLLGMALGIFLCTGGSC encoded by the exons ATGCtacggctgctgctgctcggcGGGGTCCTGGGCTGCGCAGCGGAGCAGGCGG CTCCGCTCGCCTTCACCATGCTCCAGCTGACCCGCGTCTACAGGGGCAATTCCATGTTCCGGGGGAACGCCAGCCTGAATGGGCAGCTCAGCCATGTCCTGGAAGGGAATAATGTCACCCAGGTGCTCCCGCTGGAGCCTCCAGACGCCTGGGCCCGGCGGCAGGAGGAGGTGATCACCTACCTGGAGAACTTCAGGCAGCTGGTGATGCTCTTCAACAAGGAGAGACCCACGGATT TCACCCATCACCTGTGCTGCCACCTCGGCTGCCGCGTCTACCCCAACGGAACAGCCCAGAGCTTCTACGAGGTGACCCTCAACAGGACAGCGTTCCTGAGCTTCCACGTCCCCAGCGCCACCTGGGAGCGGCGCTGGCCCGGAGAGCTCCCGGTGGCCGCCTACGCGCATCAACAGCTGATGAAATACCCCGTAACCACCCAGGACCTGCAGTATTTCCTCAACACCACCTGTGTCAGCATCCTGCAGGCTCAGAGCGCCAGGACAG GAAAAGTCAGCGGCCGATCGCGCACTCCgctggtgctggggctggtcCTGGGAAGCCTCGGCCTGCTGGGCATGGCCCTGGGCATCTTCCTGTGCACGGGAGGGAGCTGCTAG